The Bacilli bacterium genome contains a region encoding:
- a CDS encoding ABC transporter permease: MKIRALAIRIIRQFVHDKRSLALMFVAPIVIMTLLSLIFNGAEYKPKIAVVNAPAPLIKQLEDYGATVHQYDVEKAEKELEANHLDAILSLEGRTPHVKLEGSDPTVNKSVLLMFQKLVQKTAAQPFSADITYLHGSEDMAAFDNFGPVLVGYFAFFFVFLLAGVAFLRERTGGTLERLMATPLKRWEIVAGYVIGFGVFAILQSLLITWFTIKVLGMLMVGSFWYVLLIILLTALSALTLGTFLSAFANNEFQMIQFIPLVIVPQAFFSGLFNMDTMAQWLRWIGNILPFTYSAQALRDVMIRGKGWDAIAPDLYILLGFSLVFAVANVLALKKYRPL, from the coding sequence ATGAAAATACGGGCGCTTGCCATCCGCATTATTCGTCAATTTGTCCATGATAAACGTTCGCTGGCCCTGATGTTTGTCGCTCCCATCGTCATTATGACGTTGCTCTCGCTTATTTTTAACGGCGCGGAATACAAGCCCAAGATCGCCGTCGTAAATGCGCCCGCTCCGCTGATCAAGCAACTTGAAGATTACGGCGCCACCGTGCATCAATATGACGTCGAGAAAGCGGAAAAAGAGCTGGAAGCGAATCATCTCGACGCCATATTAAGCCTGGAAGGCCGCACTCCGCACGTAAAACTGGAAGGCAGCGACCCGACGGTTAACAAATCGGTTTTGCTGATGTTCCAAAAGCTGGTGCAAAAAACCGCCGCGCAGCCATTTTCCGCGGACATCACTTATTTGCACGGCTCCGAGGATATGGCCGCATTCGATAACTTCGGACCGGTGCTGGTCGGCTATTTCGCCTTTTTCTTCGTCTTTCTGCTGGCAGGGGTGGCTTTCTTGCGCGAGCGCACCGGCGGCACGTTGGAGCGTCTGATGGCAACTCCGTTAAAGCGTTGGGAAATCGTTGCCGGATACGTGATCGGGTTCGGCGTGTTTGCGATTTTGCAGTCGCTGCTCATCACCTGGTTTACCATCAAAGTATTGGGCATGTTGATGGTCGGCTCATTTTGGTATGTGCTTTTGATCATCCTGTTAACGGCGCTTTCGGCGCTTACGCTCGGCACGTTTTTGTCCGCGTTTGCCAATAACGAATTCCAGATGATCCAATTCATTCCGCTTGTCATTGTGCCGCAGGCGTTTTTCTCCGGGCTGTTCAATATGGACACAATGGCGCAATGGCTGCGCTGGATCGGCAATATTTTGCCCTTCACCTATTCGGCGCAAGCGCTGCGCGATGTGATGATCCGGGGCAAAGGGTGGGACGCGATCGCGCCCGATTTGTACATTTTGCTTGGCTTTTCGCTCGTGTTCGCGGTTGCGAATGTGCTGGCATTGAAGAAATACCGCCCGCTTTAA